From Polynucleobacter sp. JS-JIR-II-b4, a single genomic window includes:
- a CDS encoding NADP-dependent isocitrate dehydrogenase: MASEKSKIIYTLTDEAPLLATRAFLPIIRTFAAPAGVEIVTSDISVAARILAEFPDCLTPEQQVPNNLAELGKMTLLPDTNIIKLPNISASVPQLLAAIKELQTKGYKIPDFPEDPKTDEEKSIRTRYSKCLGSSVNPVLREGNSDRRAPPAVKRYARKNPHSMGEWSQASRTHVSHMHGGDFYAGEKSMTMTKACDVKMDLVTKSGKTIVLKPKVSLLAGEIIDSMYMSKKALCEFYEKEIEDAYKTGMMLSLHVKATMMKVSHPIVFGHAVKIFYKDAFAKHAKLFEELGVNANNGMSSLYEKIKALPESKREEIIQDLHACHEHRPALAMVDSAKGITNLHSPSDVIVDASMPAMIRVGGKMWGADGRLHDTKAVIPESTFARIYQEMINFCKTHGNFDPTTMGTVPNVGLMAQQAEEYGSHDKTFEIPEAGVARIVADDGTVLLEQHVEEGDIWRMCQCKDAPIRDWVKLAVNRARLSNTPAVFWLDEYRPHEAELIKKVNTYLKDYDLKGVDIQIMSQTRAMRYTLERVIRGKDTISVTGNILRDYLTDLFPIMELGTSAKMLSIVPLMAGGGLFETGAGGSAPKHVQQLVEENHLRWDSLGEFMALAVSLEDIGDKTGNNKVKILARTLDDATGKLLDNNKSPSPRTGELDNRGSQFYLAMYWAEALAAQTEDKELQAHFAPLAKSLIENEQKIAAELKAVQGKPADIGGYFMPDSEKFEAVMRPSATLNAALKAANA, translated from the coding sequence ATGGCTTCAGAGAAATCAAAGATTATTTATACGCTGACAGATGAGGCGCCACTTTTGGCCACTCGTGCATTTCTGCCAATTATTCGTACTTTTGCAGCTCCTGCTGGCGTGGAGATCGTGACGAGTGATATTTCAGTTGCAGCGCGTATCTTGGCTGAGTTTCCTGATTGCCTGACGCCTGAGCAGCAAGTTCCGAATAACTTGGCTGAGCTAGGCAAAATGACCTTATTGCCCGATACCAACATCATTAAGTTGCCCAATATCAGCGCCTCTGTGCCCCAGCTGCTCGCCGCCATTAAAGAGCTACAAACTAAAGGCTACAAGATTCCTGATTTTCCTGAAGATCCAAAAACAGATGAAGAAAAATCCATTCGGACCCGTTATTCCAAATGCTTGGGTAGCTCAGTAAACCCAGTATTGCGCGAGGGTAATTCCGACCGCCGCGCTCCTCCCGCTGTAAAACGTTACGCCCGCAAGAATCCACACTCAATGGGGGAGTGGAGTCAGGCGTCGCGCACCCACGTTTCTCATATGCATGGGGGTGATTTTTACGCTGGTGAGAAGTCGATGACGATGACTAAGGCCTGTGATGTGAAGATGGACTTGGTGACGAAGAGTGGCAAGACTATTGTTCTCAAACCCAAAGTCTCTTTATTGGCTGGCGAAATTATCGACAGTATGTACATGAGCAAAAAAGCATTGTGCGAGTTCTACGAGAAAGAAATCGAAGACGCTTATAAGACCGGCATGATGCTTTCCTTGCATGTCAAGGCAACGATGATGAAGGTTTCCCATCCAATTGTGTTTGGTCATGCGGTAAAGATTTTCTATAAAGACGCTTTTGCAAAGCACGCTAAGCTATTTGAAGAGCTGGGCGTGAATGCCAATAACGGAATGAGCAGTCTGTATGAAAAGATCAAAGCCTTGCCAGAATCTAAGCGCGAAGAAATCATTCAAGATCTGCATGCCTGCCACGAACATCGTCCAGCATTAGCGATGGTGGATTCTGCTAAAGGTATTACTAACCTCCATTCTCCAAGCGATGTGATCGTTGATGCTTCTATGCCGGCAATGATCCGTGTAGGCGGCAAGATGTGGGGTGCTGATGGTCGTTTGCATGATACGAAGGCGGTCATTCCTGAAAGTACCTTTGCCCGTATTTATCAAGAAATGATCAATTTCTGTAAGACGCACGGTAACTTTGATCCAACAACGATGGGTACAGTACCGAACGTCGGTTTGATGGCTCAACAGGCTGAAGAGTACGGTTCACATGACAAGACCTTTGAAATTCCTGAGGCTGGTGTGGCCCGTATCGTTGCTGATGATGGCACTGTATTGCTTGAGCAACATGTGGAAGAGGGCGATATCTGGCGTATGTGTCAGTGTAAAGATGCGCCAATTCGTGACTGGGTGAAGTTGGCTGTGAATCGCGCGCGTCTTTCCAATACTCCAGCAGTATTTTGGCTCGATGAGTACCGTCCACACGAAGCTGAATTAATTAAGAAGGTAAATACCTATCTCAAAGACTACGATCTGAAGGGTGTAGATATTCAGATCATGTCTCAGACACGTGCAATGCGTTACACCTTAGAGCGCGTGATTCGTGGCAAGGACACCATTTCTGTGACCGGTAATATCTTGCGTGACTACCTCACGGACTTATTTCCAATTATGGAGTTAGGTACTAGTGCGAAGATGTTATCCATCGTGCCTTTGATGGCTGGTGGCGGTCTGTTTGAAACGGGCGCGGGTGGTTCAGCCCCTAAACACGTTCAACAGTTGGTAGAAGAAAACCATTTACGTTGGGATTCACTTGGTGAGTTCATGGCTTTAGCCGTATCTCTTGAGGATATCGGTGATAAGACTGGCAACAATAAGGTGAAAATCTTAGCTCGCACTTTGGATGATGCGACTGGTAAGCTGTTAGATAACAATAAGTCACCTTCACCGCGCACTGGCGAGTTGGATAACCGTGGTAGCCAGTTCTACTTAGCAATGTACTGGGCTGAAGCGTTAGCCGCTCAAACGGAAGATAAAGAATTACAAGCGCACTTTGCTCCTTTGGCAAAATCTTTGATTGAGAATGAGCAAAAGATTGCAGCCGAACTCAAAGCGGTGCAAGGTAAGCCAGCAGATATTGGTGGTTACTTTATGCCTGATTCTGAGAAGTTTGAAGCAGTAATGCGTCCTAGTGCTACCTTGAATGCAGCTTTAAAGGCAGCAAACGCGTAA
- a CDS encoding metalloregulator ArsR/SmtB family transcription factor yields MQSSATKACEFLKVLSNPSRLMLLCEIAVEERCVGDLEESTGIHQPTLSQQLTVLRTKKLVKTRRDGKQIYYSLSSDITLSVMNLLYSHYCKK; encoded by the coding sequence ATGCAGTCTTCTGCCACAAAGGCTTGCGAGTTCTTAAAAGTACTTTCAAACCCGAGTCGACTGATGTTGTTGTGTGAAATCGCTGTTGAGGAGCGGTGCGTTGGGGACCTGGAGGAATCAACCGGAATACATCAACCAACCTTATCGCAACAGCTGACAGTACTACGTACTAAAAAGTTGGTTAAGACACGCAGAGACGGTAAGCAAATTTATTATTCTCTTTCCAGTGACATAACGTTATCGGTCATGAACTTGCTCTACAGTCATTATTGTAAAAAATAA
- a CDS encoding transglycosylase SLT domain-containing protein, producing MSKCLANNLSDMQNAQSSTLTAKELLAHAMAPVYRVINGLLVLTVFMVVGFWLSGNGTNAGAFDLARILVPDEARHMVWSNGFGMINQYKESNEVSAAQAADTEIAAVIYGKSKIPASVGLTSAKQQTVALLMPSVAQMQVKSISHLSDRIPTSKMDPQALDSNLMGSIQNQRAVADFFEKKYSLDRSKIEEYVSNTILIAKEVNIDPVLLLAVISVESNFNPNTKSHAGAEGLMQVMTSVHKDKYAIFGGTSEAAKPEVNIRVGAYILKYLIATAGSLRNGLKYYVGAANAEDDGGYADKVMAERNRLIGLCQNRSSNRLTLNGKDLRS from the coding sequence ATGAGTAAATGTTTAGCTAACAATTTGAGCGATATGCAGAATGCACAGTCAAGCACTTTGACTGCTAAAGAGCTGCTAGCGCACGCCATGGCTCCGGTCTATAGGGTCATCAATGGCCTACTCGTTTTAACTGTGTTCATGGTGGTTGGGTTTTGGCTTTCAGGCAACGGCACTAATGCTGGCGCTTTTGACCTTGCTCGTATCCTTGTTCCTGATGAAGCGCGTCACATGGTTTGGAGTAACGGCTTTGGGATGATCAATCAATATAAAGAGTCCAATGAAGTATCAGCTGCCCAGGCCGCTGATACTGAGATCGCCGCTGTGATCTATGGCAAGTCTAAGATTCCTGCTTCAGTTGGTTTGACTAGTGCCAAGCAGCAGACCGTGGCTTTGTTAATGCCCTCTGTGGCGCAAATGCAGGTGAAATCCATTTCTCATCTGTCTGATCGCATCCCCACATCTAAGATGGACCCTCAGGCTTTAGATAGCAACTTAATGGGCTCAATTCAGAATCAACGTGCCGTAGCTGACTTCTTTGAGAAGAAATACAGTCTCGATCGCTCAAAGATTGAAGAGTACGTTTCAAACACGATTTTGATTGCAAAAGAGGTCAACATCGACCCAGTGCTTTTGTTGGCAGTAATCTCGGTGGAATCTAATTTCAACCCAAACACTAAGAGTCACGCCGGTGCGGAAGGCCTCATGCAGGTGATGACTTCAGTACACAAAGATAAGTATGCAATCTTTGGCGGAACTTCTGAGGCCGCTAAGCCTGAAGTCAATATCCGTGTTGGCGCCTATATTTTGAAATACCTGATTGCTACGGCTGGTTCATTGCGTAATGGCCTGAAGTACTACGTTGGCGCTGCGAATGCTGAGGATGATGGCGGCTACGCGGACAAAGTGATGGCCGAAAGAAATCGCCTGATTGGGTTGTGTCAAAACCGTTCGTCTAATCGCTTGACATTGAACGGCAAGGATCTGCGCTCTTAA
- a CDS encoding FMN-binding protein produces the protein MMSAPIIAHAKIYVSAEQALKILFPNKILTKNPVIITDDLQEKMRIASSIRYPFQGERIWRAADGSWFVVDEVIGKHEMITYAVAINPNGGIAGIEVLEYIESYGYEVAEAQWRKQFVGKTVNDPIKLNQDIQNIGGATLSCKHLTDGVKRVTVLYDLALKNTHSKPSLGK, from the coding sequence ATGATGAGCGCACCAATCATTGCCCATGCAAAAATTTATGTTTCTGCAGAGCAAGCTCTAAAAATTCTTTTCCCTAACAAAATACTGACGAAGAATCCCGTCATCATTACGGATGATTTGCAAGAAAAGATGCGTATCGCATCCAGCATTCGTTACCCCTTTCAGGGCGAGCGCATCTGGAGGGCAGCTGATGGTAGCTGGTTTGTGGTTGACGAAGTCATAGGAAAACATGAAATGATTACTTATGCCGTTGCCATCAACCCAAATGGTGGCATCGCTGGTATCGAAGTTTTGGAATATATTGAATCTTATGGTTATGAAGTAGCAGAAGCGCAATGGCGTAAACAGTTTGTAGGTAAGACCGTAAATGACCCCATCAAGCTTAATCAAGATATTCAGAATATTGGTGGCGCAACACTTTCTTGCAAACACCTTACTGATGGAGTGAAGCGGGTAACGGTTTTATATGACCTAGCCCTGAAGAACACCCATTCAAAACCCAGCCTCGGAAAGTAA
- a CDS encoding MBL fold metallo-hydrolase produces MKPIVKGFFDPDTWTVTYVVYEKPGSPCLIIDSVLNYDHKSGRTKTKSADEVIEFVKANNLATEWILETHAHADHVSAAPYLKSKLGGKIAIGDHISVVQGVFKKVFNLEEAFKADGSQFDDLLKDGEEIHFGNLSFKSLFVPGHTPACMAYQVGDAIFVGDTMFMPDVGTARCDFPGGDAHTLYKSMQRILSFPGATRLFMCHDYPPNGRPVNYETTVTEQKKSNIHMHDGITEDEFVQMRSKRDATLDMPVLILPSIQINIRAGDMPPKESNGISYLKIPLNAL; encoded by the coding sequence ATGAAACCGATTGTTAAGGGATTTTTTGACCCGGATACCTGGACCGTAACTTATGTGGTTTATGAGAAACCGGGTTCACCATGTTTAATCATTGATTCAGTGCTTAATTATGACCATAAGTCAGGGCGTACTAAAACGAAATCAGCCGATGAAGTGATTGAGTTCGTCAAGGCTAATAACCTAGCTACAGAATGGATTTTAGAAACCCACGCACATGCAGATCATGTTTCAGCAGCACCGTATCTAAAATCGAAATTAGGCGGCAAGATTGCCATAGGTGATCATATCTCGGTGGTGCAGGGGGTATTTAAAAAAGTGTTTAATTTGGAAGAGGCATTTAAAGCGGACGGCTCTCAGTTTGATGACTTGCTTAAAGATGGGGAAGAAATTCACTTTGGAAATCTAAGCTTTAAGTCCCTCTTTGTTCCCGGTCATACGCCAGCCTGCATGGCATATCAAGTAGGTGATGCCATTTTTGTAGGCGATACCATGTTTATGCCTGACGTTGGAACTGCCCGATGTGATTTTCCAGGCGGTGATGCACACACGCTTTATAAGTCGATGCAAAGGATTTTGAGTTTTCCTGGTGCGACTAGATTATTTATGTGCCACGACTATCCGCCAAATGGGCGTCCAGTAAATTACGAAACAACAGTGACCGAGCAGAAGAAATCGAATATACATATGCATGATGGTATTACTGAGGATGAGTTTGTTCAGATGCGCAGTAAGCGTGACGCCACATTAGATATGCCGGTACTTATTTTGCCTTCGATCCAAATTAACATTCGCGCAGGTGATATGCCTCCGAAGGAAAGCAACGGGATTTCATATTTAAAGATTCCCCTTAACGCACTGTAA
- a CDS encoding FAD:protein FMN transferase, which produces MLRCKPLLGTFVEISIHQDDGQAAVDNAFAAIQNIHDLMGFHDPESELSQINRSAHMEAVEIHPWTAQVIRIAKEVHIESDGLFNCGIGHRLVAAGLLPRHINFSNHELGGVEDMHFLAPDLIQSSRPVCLDLGGIAKGFAVDMAVRVLISEGIASGSVNAGGDLRVFGNTSLPIQVRHPERSGELIDIGSLKDGAIATSSLYFAKRDGQKSHIINPLAQNFSEVHVEIAGSFSILAKECVYADALTKVLALSNNEHHPCFSHFSAQALRIVA; this is translated from the coding sequence ATGCTTCGTTGCAAACCACTTCTTGGCACCTTTGTAGAGATCTCCATACATCAAGATGATGGGCAAGCGGCTGTTGATAATGCTTTTGCAGCCATTCAAAATATTCATGACCTCATGGGATTTCATGATCCTGAAAGTGAGCTAAGCCAAATCAATCGAAGTGCCCACATGGAAGCAGTTGAGATTCATCCTTGGACTGCACAAGTTATCCGAATAGCGAAAGAAGTTCATATTGAATCCGATGGCCTATTTAATTGTGGAATCGGTCACCGTCTGGTTGCTGCAGGATTATTGCCCCGCCATATCAACTTCTCTAATCATGAGCTTGGTGGCGTTGAAGATATGCACTTCTTAGCGCCCGACTTGATTCAGTCTTCCCGCCCAGTCTGCCTGGATCTGGGCGGAATCGCCAAGGGGTTTGCAGTAGATATGGCGGTCAGAGTCTTAATATCAGAAGGCATCGCATCCGGTTCAGTGAATGCTGGTGGCGACCTGCGGGTATTTGGGAATACCTCCCTCCCAATTCAAGTGCGCCATCCTGAGAGATCTGGGGAGTTAATTGATATTGGTTCTTTGAAAGATGGGGCTATTGCCACAAGCAGTCTTTACTTTGCAAAAAGAGATGGCCAGAAGAGTCATATTATCAATCCTCTAGCCCAGAATTTTTCTGAGGTTCATGTGGAGATTGCTGGATCATTCTCCATTCTTGCAAAAGAGTGTGTTTATGCTGATGCACTCACCAAGGTTTTAGCCCTATCCAATAATGAGCATCACCCGTGCTTCAGCCATTTCTCAGCGCAAGCACTGAGGATAGTCGCATGA
- a CDS encoding FKBP-type peptidyl-prolyl cis-trans isomerase, translating to MSELKKIDTVVGDGKEAAPGNHVDVHYTGWLYDEKATDHKGQKFDSSLDRGQLFSFPLGAGHVIKGWDEGVAGMKIGGKRTLIIPSEMGYGPRGAGGVIPPNATLVFDVELHGVN from the coding sequence ATGAGTGAACTCAAAAAAATCGATACTGTTGTGGGCGACGGAAAAGAAGCTGCACCAGGTAATCATGTAGACGTGCATTACACCGGCTGGCTTTATGACGAGAAGGCTACTGATCACAAAGGTCAAAAGTTTGATAGCTCCTTAGATCGCGGGCAACTCTTTAGTTTCCCTTTGGGTGCTGGACATGTCATCAAAGGCTGGGATGAAGGCGTGGCTGGTATGAAAATTGGTGGCAAACGCACCCTCATCATTCCTTCTGAGATGGGCTATGGCCCTCGCGGTGCAGGGGGTGTTATTCCTCCAAATGCCACCCTAGTATTTGATGTGGAGCTCCACGGCGTTAACTAA
- a CDS encoding DUF6352 family protein gives MTNYWPNSAYNTLTISSDDQLLVTDDFLRTYMQRPELKLVPESCAIERSLHQRLTDNPRADVTDDEISAMADEDIQENYRVWLRYRKRLLAASSLENFYMSLFKGEGVDVPPLFIAQLAQIFIRHILGNDSHPLEVRMGELFFRTQKITVIDDGIVMGADDEVVARNAQASDTGNIMDLLKGRSMTMRSADLDVLHEDNADTYWSRNEDFDLAVQLNFGHEPINHFCRVLEKWIKHFLGVSVRITPMQQITDPKWSWHVGLDAVATEILNKLYNQELVEADELQKVICLFRLDFIDEAAVAKAQAGKPVYMAIAMNDQHQLKLKPQNLLFNLPLAKAS, from the coding sequence ATGACAAATTATTGGCCAAATTCTGCATATAACACTCTGACAATCAGTTCTGATGATCAGTTGTTGGTGACAGATGACTTTTTGCGTACTTATATGCAGAGGCCTGAGCTCAAGCTGGTTCCTGAATCCTGCGCTATCGAACGTTCACTTCACCAGCGTTTAACTGACAACCCTCGTGCAGATGTTACTGATGATGAAATCTCGGCGATGGCTGATGAGGATATTCAGGAGAACTATCGGGTTTGGCTGCGCTACCGAAAGCGTTTATTAGCGGCCAGCTCCCTAGAGAACTTTTATATGAGTTTATTTAAAGGCGAGGGCGTGGACGTACCACCTTTATTTATTGCTCAACTCGCCCAAATTTTCATTAGACATATTCTGGGTAATGATTCGCATCCATTGGAAGTGCGAATGGGAGAACTTTTTTTCAGAACTCAAAAGATTACCGTTATTGATGATGGCATCGTCATGGGGGCGGACGATGAGGTGGTTGCTCGCAACGCCCAAGCCAGTGATACGGGAAACATCATGGATTTGCTCAAAGGCAGGTCAATGACGATGCGTTCAGCCGATCTGGATGTACTGCATGAAGACAACGCTGATACCTATTGGTCTCGCAACGAAGATTTTGATTTAGCAGTTCAGTTAAATTTTGGGCATGAGCCTATTAATCATTTTTGTCGCGTCTTAGAGAAATGGATAAAACATTTCCTCGGAGTTAGTGTGCGCATTACCCCCATGCAGCAAATTACCGATCCTAAGTGGTCATGGCATGTTGGCTTAGATGCAGTTGCTACTGAAATACTCAATAAGCTTTACAACCAAGAATTGGTTGAGGCAGATGAATTGCAGAAAGTGATTTGTTTATTTCGCCTAGACTTTATCGATGAGGCTGCTGTTGCTAAGGCCCAGGCTGGTAAGCCGGTATATATGGCTATTGCCATGAACGACCAGCATCAGCTGAAGTTAAAGCCACAAAACCTTTTGTTTAACTTGCCGCTAGCTAAAGCCTCTTAG
- a CDS encoding DUF3820 family protein, which yields MNAESLEKLVLMKMPFGKHAGRALADLPGNYLAWFAREGFPKGELGELLELMHTLDHNGLRGLLAPIQRAHGLQAKSKLL from the coding sequence ATGAACGCTGAGTCCTTGGAAAAATTGGTTTTAATGAAGATGCCTTTTGGTAAGCACGCAGGGCGTGCCTTGGCTGACTTGCCGGGGAATTATTTGGCGTGGTTTGCTCGCGAAGGTTTTCCTAAAGGCGAGCTTGGTGAATTATTGGAATTAATGCATACCCTAGACCATAATGGTTTGCGTGGACTCTTGGCGCCAATCCAGCGGGCACACGGCCTACAAGCAAAATCTAAATTACTTTGA
- a CDS encoding MFS transporter, producing MTRKHPLLNKNLVLLIICQGLFLTNNVTFIAINGLVGLSLAPASWMATLPVMGYVVGGAFSTSIVAKSQNYFGRRVSFQLGLLVAMLSALLCAYAAITRNFWLLVLGTFIAGYYSANGQLYRFAAAELTDQSQRDKAISWVLAGGILGAVIGPNLASWTRDLFDTAFLGAYLTLSIAGFIGIFVMQFIRFPQELKAQHALTDGRPLKVILQQPVFMVAIIGAALGYGVMNLLMAATPLAMQICGLPFSDTALVLEWHVIGMFAPGFFTGSLIQRYGVLKIMGTGVFLNFICIAIALTGTDLHQFFIALFLLGVGWNFLFTGATSLAMTAYQPNERDKAQAAINFFVFGTMAFTSFGSGALVTSHGWSILNWGSLIPVVVSGLAIFWLAQQRRQPRVMT from the coding sequence ATGACCCGCAAACATCCTTTACTCAACAAAAACCTGGTGCTGCTGATCATTTGTCAGGGACTATTCCTCACCAATAACGTGACGTTTATCGCTATCAACGGGTTGGTAGGGCTTAGCCTAGCACCAGCCAGCTGGATGGCCACCCTACCCGTCATGGGCTATGTTGTCGGGGGCGCCTTTTCCACCTCCATTGTGGCCAAATCTCAAAACTACTTTGGGCGCAGAGTCTCTTTCCAGCTAGGCTTGCTAGTAGCAATGCTCTCAGCACTTCTATGCGCGTACGCCGCCATTACAAGAAACTTTTGGCTTTTAGTCTTGGGGACCTTTATTGCGGGTTATTACAGCGCCAATGGGCAGCTCTACCGCTTTGCTGCAGCAGAACTGACAGACCAGAGTCAACGCGATAAGGCGATCTCTTGGGTACTTGCTGGTGGCATTCTTGGTGCAGTCATTGGACCCAATCTAGCCTCCTGGACGCGAGATCTATTTGATACCGCCTTTCTGGGGGCATATCTCACTCTATCCATTGCCGGGTTCATTGGCATCTTCGTGATGCAGTTCATTCGCTTTCCACAAGAACTCAAGGCGCAGCATGCACTTACCGATGGACGCCCTTTAAAAGTCATCCTCCAGCAACCCGTCTTTATGGTTGCCATCATTGGTGCAGCATTAGGGTATGGGGTTATGAATCTACTCATGGCCGCCACACCTTTGGCAATGCAAATCTGTGGGCTACCATTTTCGGACACCGCTTTAGTACTGGAGTGGCATGTGATTGGCATGTTTGCTCCTGGATTTTTTACAGGATCACTCATCCAACGATATGGGGTATTAAAGATAATGGGGACCGGGGTGTTTCTGAACTTCATCTGCATTGCAATCGCTCTTACCGGAACCGATCTCCATCAATTCTTTATCGCTTTATTTTTACTCGGCGTTGGCTGGAACTTTTTATTTACTGGCGCCACCTCTTTGGCGATGACTGCCTATCAACCCAATGAGCGGGACAAAGCACAGGCTGCCATTAATTTCTTCGTCTTCGGAACTATGGCCTTCACTTCTTTTGGGTCAGGCGCCCTAGTCACCTCACATGGTTGGAGCATCCTCAATTGGGGATCACTCATCCCCGTTGTAGTAAGCGGTCTTGCGATTTTCTGGCTTGCTCAGCAACGGAGACAACCGCGAGTGATGACCTAA
- a CDS encoding DNA/RNA non-specific endonuclease, whose translation MKFLRHLLALVAVSVSLNAQAAFEECKDLFPAQQIPTSPQVGRDLCFDSFAIYYSPQDKKPIYAVEKLSREQLSATHPRRSNQFYEEARLPFSERALLSDYRGSGFDRGHNAPAGDMSNERSMAQSFSLANMMPQARQNNQGIWAKNIEEPTRAYVKRAAGDIYVFTGSIGNRGSIGKSRVTIPSHLYKLVYDSNKNTAWAYWIENTNEATMNPPISYQELIQKTGIDFHLPVGEGNKTSSISTEAHEIMRQKNLVGGWYPIFFDDYSLNKLNDVVNNIKSGKVASIQIQYDHNESLAKQIASQIESQTKLKVSPIQSSPPESSTVTYERNRVTLIVRSK comes from the coding sequence ATGAAATTTCTTCGTCACCTTCTTGCCCTTGTAGCGGTTTCAGTCTCATTAAATGCGCAGGCGGCTTTTGAGGAATGCAAAGATCTGTTCCCGGCCCAGCAAATACCCACAAGTCCACAAGTGGGGCGTGATCTTTGTTTTGATAGTTTTGCCATCTACTACTCCCCTCAGGATAAAAAGCCAATCTATGCCGTTGAGAAGCTCAGTCGGGAGCAGCTCTCTGCCACACACCCTCGAAGAAGTAATCAGTTTTATGAAGAAGCCAGACTACCCTTCTCCGAACGGGCTCTGCTCTCAGATTACCGCGGAAGCGGCTTTGATAGGGGTCATAACGCCCCAGCAGGCGACATGAGTAACGAACGCTCAATGGCTCAATCTTTCTCACTGGCCAATATGATGCCCCAGGCCAGGCAAAATAATCAGGGAATCTGGGCTAAGAATATCGAGGAGCCGACGAGGGCTTATGTCAAAAGAGCTGCTGGCGACATTTACGTATTCACGGGATCGATTGGAAACCGCGGCAGTATTGGCAAAAGTCGCGTAACGATTCCCAGCCATTTATACAAGTTGGTATATGACTCCAACAAAAATACTGCTTGGGCCTATTGGATTGAAAACACCAATGAAGCAACTATGAACCCGCCCATCTCTTATCAAGAGTTAATACAAAAGACAGGAATTGACTTTCACTTACCCGTAGGTGAAGGCAATAAAACGAGCAGCATATCGACGGAGGCCCATGAAATCATGAGACAAAAGAATCTCGTAGGTGGTTGGTATCCCATATTTTTTGACGATTACTCCCTAAATAAACTCAATGATGTCGTTAACAACATCAAGTCAGGCAAGGTGGCGAGCATTCAAATTCAATATGACCACAATGAATCTCTTGCAAAACAGATAGCCTCTCAAATTGAATCTCAGACCAAGTTAAAAGTCAGCCCAATTCAAAGTAGCCCTCCAGAATCGTCAACAGTGACTTACGAACGAAATCGCGTTACGCTGATTGTTCGCTCAAAGTAA
- a CDS encoding DUF6662 family protein yields the protein MKLTINRLLAFSLFLVATLHFSLAHAGEGVFGWIYTLDLQPKGKLEFEQRLQLNQQQAAGTYDALTARTELEYGLTNDLQVAGYINSYYTNANQNYTNPEACGDTPTCTGGYGVPSSHDPSTAYKKSGIEGGSLEAIYRITNPVTSPVGVGLYLEPTWGRNKDEIEARLLLQSNFIDDRLILAGNVVAANERLKFIENGNVPESMLDFLVGASYRFAPKWSAGVEARFHNDYSELNLRNQVQRATFVGPNMHYAAKDWWVTGAWRYQLAGGSCMGGGEAECSDARVWDSHSVNEFIVKVGFPLN from the coding sequence ATGAAATTGACCATTAATAGACTTCTTGCCTTTAGCCTCTTCTTAGTTGCCACACTTCACTTTTCTTTAGCCCATGCAGGCGAGGGAGTGTTTGGCTGGATTTACACCTTAGATTTGCAGCCTAAGGGCAAGCTGGAGTTTGAGCAGCGCCTGCAACTCAATCAACAGCAAGCAGCAGGAACTTACGATGCATTAACTGCCAGGACAGAACTGGAATACGGTTTAACTAACGACTTGCAAGTTGCCGGCTATATCAACTCTTACTACACTAATGCAAATCAAAATTACACCAATCCAGAAGCATGCGGAGATACCCCAACCTGTACCGGCGGTTACGGTGTTCCTTCTTCGCATGACCCCTCTACAGCGTATAAGAAAAGTGGCATTGAAGGCGGCTCTCTAGAAGCGATTTATCGCATCACTAATCCAGTGACTTCACCTGTGGGTGTAGGGCTTTACTTAGAACCGACATGGGGAAGAAATAAAGATGAGATCGAGGCGAGACTTTTACTTCAATCGAACTTTATTGATGACCGATTGATTTTGGCAGGTAACGTTGTAGCCGCGAATGAGCGCTTAAAGTTTATTGAGAACGGCAATGTTCCTGAATCGATGCTCGATTTCCTTGTGGGTGCTAGCTATCGCTTTGCCCCGAAATGGTCAGCCGGTGTAGAGGCTCGCTTTCATAATGATTATTCAGAGCTCAATTTACGCAATCAAGTTCAAAGAGCCACTTTTGTAGGCCCCAATATGCACTACGCAGCCAAAGACTGGTGGGTTACTGGCGCTTGGCGCTATCAACTTGCAGGCGGCTCCTGCATGGGTGGTGGAGAGGCCGAATGCTCAGATGCTCGCGTCTGGGATAGTCACTCAGTAAATGAATTCATTGTCAAAGTTGGCTTCCCACTTAATTAA